The Hemibagrus wyckioides isolate EC202008001 linkage group LG15, SWU_Hwy_1.0, whole genome shotgun sequence genome window below encodes:
- the lactbl1a gene encoding putative beta-lactamase-like 1, whose protein sequence is MKLKWTNLGIIFFFILSLIMTGCFIWQYRLPKAKPGKRLYEEKLCPRFPEPVPLKHPIPVLMDALEKVDSLLRTSIDVKTLPAISCIVIYNDSVLWNGNFGRRNGSDPKSSPPNEYTVYRIATLSKLFPTLMLYKLWEDGEVSSLDDPIEKFVKNFTIKNPLGKAFTRNRKKQSLSSITLRRMASHLSGLPRQLRGTSLLWKGQIHEAIDLLQDDILVADPGTKCHYSNLAFSLLAHIMADKVTGTDYESWVSKNILQPLGMEDTGFDITAEIERKMAVGVYPSGQPTPLYDLGWYRPSGQMYSTTADMAKMTIVLLGAYNHGLLRVDTLKTMLTPMFHCDTSYFSNQTGTPWEVYEQLEYEIFRKDGDLDGYSAVLSLVPHLKLGLVILMAGTKPADEDLVTKSYSYLIPAMERAFRDAPHVLVPPPDPAPYIGFFTYSNMTFYEIKTGSDGVLSLQQFGPTVDGMIPLEYNIWRLSYLEERVFKVVFEKEYPCQLRIRNTSISVESQDRQLFNFYMFNENGLATGFDVPGLNTYNVMRISRRPIFPN, encoded by the exons ATGAAGCTGAAGTGGACTAATCTAggcatcatcttcttcttcatcctctccCTCATCATGACTGGATGTTTTATATGGCAGTACAGACTTCCCAAGGCCAAACCAGGTAAGCGA CTGTATGAAGAGAAACTGTGCCCACGTTTCCCAGAGCCTGTGCCTCTGAAGCATCCCATACCTGTCCTAATGGATGCTCTGGAAAAG GTGGATTCTCTTTTGAGGACCAGCATTGATGTAAAAACACTGCCAGCGATTTCATGCATTGTCATCTATAACGACTCCGTGCTGTGGAATGGGAACTTTGGCAGAAGAAATGGGAGTGATCCAAAATCTTCACCACCAAACGAGTACACAGTCTATAG AATCGCCACTTTATCGAAGCTCTTCCCCACTCTGATGCTGTACAAGTTGTGGGAGGACGGTGAAGTGAGCTCCTTGGATGACCCTATAGAGAAATTTGTAAAGAACTTCACCATAAAGAACCCCCTGGGGAAAGCATTTACAAGAAACCGAAAAAAACAATCCCTTTCCTCTATTACTCTCAGAAGGATGGCCAGTCATCTATCAG GATTGCCCAGACAACTTAGAGGGACCAGTCTGCTCTGGAAAGGCCAGATTCATGAGGCAATTGATTTGTTGCAAGATGATATCCTTGTGGCGGACCCTGGAACAAA ATGCCACTACAGTAACCTGGCCTTCTCCCTGTTGGCCCACATCATGGCAGACAAGGTGACAGGAACTGATTATGAGAGCTGGGTATCTAAAAATATCCTCCAGCCATTAGGCATGGAGGACACTGGCTTTGACATCACTGCAGAGATTGAGAGAAAGATGGCAGTGGGGGTTTACCCAAGTGGCCAGCCCACACCTCTCTATGACCTTGGCTGGTACCGACCCTCTGGACAGATGTACTCCACTACGGCAGACATGGCCAAGATGACGATTGTTCTCCTGGGGGCATATAACCATGGATTGCTCCGGGTGGACACACTGAAAACTATGCTTACGCCTATGTTCCACTGCGACACCAGCTACTTCTCAAACCAAACAGGCACACCTTGGGAGGTGTATGAACAGCTGGAATATGAGATATTCCGTAAAGATGGAGATCTGGATGGTTATTCGGCTGTACTCTCACTTGTGCCGCACCTTAAGCTTGGGTTGGTCATTCTGATGGCTGGGACTAAGCCTGCTGATGAAGATCTCGTAACCAAGTCATACAGTTATCTCATCCCTGCTATGGAGAGGGCCTTCAGGGATGCACCTCATGTTCTTGTACCTCCTCCTGATCCAGCTCCCTATATAGGCTTTTTTACCTACAGTAACATGACCTTCTATGAAATCAAAACAGGCTCAGACGGGGTACTGTCACTGCAGCAGTTTGGGCCAACTGTGGATGGAATGATCCCTTTGGAGTATAACATTTGGAGGTTGAGTTATTTAGAGGAGAGGGTGTTCAAAGTGGTGTTTGAGAAAGAGTATCCATGTCAGCTGAGGATCAGGAACACTTCTATTTCAGTGGAGTCTCAGGATAGGCAACTGTTTAACTTTTACATGTTCAATGAGAATGGCCTTGCAACTGGATTTGATGTGCCAGGCCTGAACACTTACAACGTGATGCGAATATCACGCAGACCGATTTTCCCCAACTGA
- the LOC131365583 gene encoding guanylin-like has protein sequence MKVLLVGLLILAFGLNSDAVIVHEGEFSFSLESVKKLWDILANGESSEQSNLLRVSSAVTVCENPLLPKEFQTLCQSKNAQVHFSSLALLSRNSDVCEICAFAACTGC, from the exons ATGAAGGTCTTGCTAGTCGGTCTCCTGATTTTGGCCTTTGGCCTAAACTCAGATGCTGTGATTGTTCAT GAAGGagaattttctttctctcttgaaTCAGTAAAAAAGCTTTGGGACATCCTGGCTAATGGAGAGTCGTCCGAACAGAGCAATCTCTTACGTGTGTCCAGTGCTGTGACGGTTTGTGAAAACCCACTTCTTCCCAAGGAATTTCAGACTCTGTGCCAAAGCAAAAATGCACAAGTTCATTTCTCCAGCCTTG CACTTCTCTCCAGGAATAGTGATGTATGTGAGATCTGTGCATTTGCAGCTTGCACTGGTTGCTGA